The following proteins come from a genomic window of Rhodoligotrophos sp. CJ14:
- a CDS encoding flavin reductase, giving the protein MTSAAAHHTETVLDPRELRRAFGSYVTGITIITTWGEDGLPRGMTANSFTSVSLDPPLLLVCVGKSASSYPAFRSASVFGVNLLHEGQKDVSSLFASKVADKFAGIGHGKAHTGAPILKDCLTWFDCSVHERIDAGDHMILIGHVHAFETKPAMPLGFYSGRYMSVDPTLRQGVSPSHTMLVGYLIEHDGKILLREDGENRWALPVSRHRRAGAALQLDDHTIVALRPEETFLYSVFDVADPEPGYIIYRARLADGSALENTLPRGYRFFAPVELPWDGLPLKELRGMLRRYLAERRDSRFSVYIDSTDGGRLAMIDGASKPWRAPDFLAEQLNSENGEAR; this is encoded by the coding sequence TTGACGTCCGCAGCTGCACATCACACCGAAACTGTGCTCGATCCGCGCGAGCTGCGCCGAGCCTTCGGCTCCTATGTGACCGGGATTACGATCATCACCACATGGGGCGAAGATGGCCTGCCGCGCGGGATGACCGCGAATTCATTCACGTCGGTTTCGCTCGATCCGCCGCTGCTCCTCGTCTGCGTCGGCAAGAGCGCCTCGAGCTATCCGGCTTTCCGCTCCGCCTCGGTGTTCGGGGTCAATCTGCTGCATGAGGGGCAGAAGGACGTCTCGTCCCTTTTTGCGTCCAAGGTAGCAGACAAGTTTGCCGGGATCGGTCATGGCAAGGCGCATACGGGTGCGCCCATTCTCAAGGATTGCCTGACCTGGTTCGACTGCAGCGTGCATGAGCGGATCGATGCGGGCGATCACATGATCCTCATCGGCCATGTGCATGCCTTCGAGACGAAGCCGGCCATGCCGCTCGGCTTCTATAGCGGGCGCTACATGTCGGTTGATCCGACGCTTCGCCAGGGGGTTTCGCCCTCGCACACGATGCTGGTCGGGTATCTCATCGAGCATGATGGCAAGATCCTGTTGCGGGAAGACGGTGAGAACCGCTGGGCATTGCCGGTTTCGCGCCATCGTCGCGCCGGCGCCGCCCTGCAGCTCGATGATCACACGATCGTGGCGCTGCGGCCGGAAGAGACCTTCCTCTATTCCGTATTCGACGTGGCCGATCCCGAGCCTGGCTACATCATCTATCGTGCCCGTCTCGCGGATGGTTCTGCGCTCGAGAATACATTGCCGCGGGGCTATCGCTTCTTCGCGCCGGTGGAACTGCCCTGGGACGGGCTTCCGCTCAAAGAGCTTCGCGGCATGCTGCGGCGCTATCTCGCCGAGCGGCGGGACTCGCGGTTCAGCGTCTATATCGATTCGACCGATGGCGGCCGCCTCGCGATGATCGACGGAGCCTCGAAGCCATGGCGGGCACCCGATTTTTTGGCCGAGCAGCTCAATAGCGAGAACGGGGAAGCACGCTGA